One segment of Salvia splendens isolate huo1 chromosome 20, SspV2, whole genome shotgun sequence DNA contains the following:
- the LOC121780683 gene encoding vacuolar protein sorting-associated protein 32 homolog 2-like gives MFTRIFGKPKQETNALATLDKLNETLEMLEKKEKVLLKKAATEVERAKEFTRAKNKRAAIQCLKRKRLYEQQIEQLGNFQLRIHDQMIILEGAKATTETVDALRTGAAAMKAMQKATNIDDVDKTMDEINEQTENMKQIQEALCTPIGAAADFDEDELEAELEELEGAELEEQLLQPATTAPAAPVRVPAGRQPAKKVEDDDDELAELQREMAL, from the exons ATGTTTACAAGAATTTTTGGAAAGCCAAAGCAAGAGACGAATGCTCTGGCAACGTTAGATAAGTTAAACGAG ACTCTTGAAATGCTCGAGAAAAAAGAGAAAGTTCTCTTGAAGAAGGCTGCGACTGAAGTTGAAAGAGCCAAAGAGTTCACCCGAGCTAAAAATAAAAGGG CTGCAATACAATGTTTGAAGAGAAAAAGGCTTTATGAACAACAAATTGAACAGCTTGGAAATTTCCAGTTGCGAATTCATGATCAG ATGATAATTCTAGAAGGAGCAAAAGCTACCACAGAAACTGTAGATGCTTTGAGAACAGGAGCAGCTGCAATGAAGGCTATGCAGAAGGCAAC CAATATCGATGATGTGGACAAGACAATGGATGAAATCAATGAGCAGACAGAAAACATGAAACAAATTCAAGAAGCTTTATGCACGCCTATTGGTGCAGCAGCTGATTTTGATGAA GATGAATTGGAGGCAGAGCTCGAAGAACTTGAAGGAGCTGAGCTGGAGGAACAGCTCTTGCAACCTGCAACAACAGCTCCTGCAGCTCCTGTTCGAGTGCCTGCAGGAAGGCAACCAGCGAAGAAGGTTGAAGACGATGACGATGAGTTGGCTGAATTGCAGAGAGAGATGGCCCTTTAA